Genomic window (bacterium):
TCAACAGTCCGCCCGGGCAGGCGAGCCGGAGCGTCGCGATCGGGACCTCCGGCCGACGCAGGACGTGGACCTTCAGGCCGTTCGGAAGCGTCGCATCGAGACGCTCCCCCGCGCCGTCCGCCGTCGCGCGAAGCGGCCCGAACCGAAGCGGCGCAGCATCCGGCGCCCGCGTCGCCTCGGCGACACCGAGCGCGTCGTCCGGCGGCGCCTCGGTCGACGACGGAGCCGCCGCGGCGGCGAGACCCTGCAGGGCGGCTTCGCGGAGCGCGGCGCCGTCGAGGGCCTCGTCGGTCGACTCCGGGAGCAGCGCCGCGATCGTGAGTCCCTTCGGATCGAGATAGCGCTGGGCCGCCGCGAGCAGGTCTTGCGGGGTGGCGGACTTCAGGATCTCGAGCGCTTCGGTCTCGCGCTCCCAGCCGCCCCCCATCGACTCGTAGCTGCCGATCCGCGAGGCGAGCCCGGACACGCTCTCGCGCTCGAACTGCTCGCTCGCGAGGAAGTTGACGCGTGCGCGCTCGAGCTCGGCGCGGCCGACCGGCTCGCGCCGCAGCCGGTCCGTCTCCTCGATGATCCGTCGCGTCGCTTCGAGGAGCCGTCCCGCGTCGGTCTCGAAGCCGATCGAGAAGAGCCCGCGATCGAGGGGCGTGTAGGCGCCGGCATCGATCCGGTCGACGAGCGCCGCGTCCTCGCGGATGCGCTGGACGAGGCGACTCGACTCGCATTCGCCGAGCACGTAGGCGAGCAGGTCCAGATGGATCGCCTCCCGCTCCTGGAAGCGCGCCGCGGGCCAGGAGAGGTCGACGCGATGTCCTTCGAAGGGGCGCCGGAGCACGGCGATGCGGATTCCGTCCCCGGGCGGTTCGAGCGGACGCTCGCGCTGCGCAACGCCAGCGGTCGCGTCCGCGAAGAGCCGCTCGATCTCGGCGGCGACTTCCTCGGCGTCGAAGTCTCCGACCGCGACGACCATCAGGTTGTCCGGCGTGTACCAGCGCTCGAAGAAGCGGCGGACCTGGCTGGGCTCGAAGCCGGCGACGTTCGAGGCCGGTCCGAGAATCGGCAGGCCGTAGGGATGGGTCCGGTAGCACTCGCGGAAGGCGAGGTCGCCGAGGACGTGACCGGGCGTGTCGTCGGAGCGTCGGATCTCTTCGAGCACGACCTCGCGCTCTCGGTGGACCTCTTCCTCGTCGAAGACCGAGAAGCGGACTGCGTCGATGAGCACGTCGAGGCCTTCGCGCCAGGAAGCCGACGGCACGGTCGCGTGGTAGACGGTCTGGTCGAAGGAGGTGTAGGCGTTGATGTGGCCGCCGAGGCCTTCGATGTCACCGGCGACTTCGCCGACGCCGCGGCGCTCGGTTCCCTTGAAGAGCATGTGCTCGTGGAAGTGGGCGAGGCCCTCTTCGCCTTCGCGCTCGTCGGCGCTGCCGACGCCGGCCCAGATCTGGAGCTCGACGACCGGCGCGCGGTGGCTCTCGCGCAGCAGCACGGTCAGGCCGTTGTCGAGCACGCGGTGGAGGGTCGCGGGGGCCCCGGAGACCGCCGGGGCCGGGGAAACGCTGGATTCGGAGGGAGTCGAGGCCAAAGCGCCGCGAGCGTACCGGAGGGGTCGCCTCGTCGCTCGCGATCGTCGTGTCCCGGTCAGCGCTAGCGTCCCGCGCATGACGGATCGCGGGCAGGCGAGGGCGGTCCCCGCGCCGGTGGGCGGGGACGACGGGGAGGTCGGGGTCTACCTGCACCTGCCCTGGTGCGAGCGGGTCTGCCCGTATTGCGACTTCGCCGTGCTGGCTGCGCGTCCGCTCGCGCCGGAGGTCGAGGACCGATACGTCGAACGATTGCGGGTCGAGCTGACGGCGCGTGCGCCGGCCTTCGTCGGACGTCCGCTCGCGAGCCTCTATTTCGGCGGGGGCACGCCGGCGCTCTTCCGGCCAGCCTCGATCCAGCGACTCGTCGAAGCCGTCCGCAGCACCTTCCCCGCCGCCGAGGCGCCGCCCGAGATCACCCTCGAGCTGAACCCGAGCACCGTCGAGCGCGAACGCCTGCCCGGCTTCCGCAACGCGGGCGTGAACCGGCTCTCGATCGGCGTGCAGAGCTTCGACGACCGACTCCTGAAGCGTCTGGGGCGGGCCCATCGCGCCGCCGTCGCCGAGGAGACCCTGGCCGCGGCCCGCGCCGCCGGCTTCGACGACCTCTCCGTCGACCTGATCTTCGCCGGGCCGGAACAGACGCCGGCCGATCTCGACCACGACCTCGACCGCGTGATCGCCTTCGCGCCCGAACACGTGTCGACCTACGAGCTGACCTTCGAGCCGGCGACGCCCTTCGGGCGGGCCGTCGCGGCCGGGCGGATGACGCCGCCGGACGAGGATCTCGCGGCAGGGATGATCGAGCAGGTCGAGGCGCGCCTCGAGGGCGCCGGCTACGCGCGCTACGAGATCTCGAGCTACGCGCGGCCGGGCCGGCGGGCCCGGCACAATGCCCGGTACTGGCAGCGGCAGGCGGTCCTCGGCCTCGGCATGGGCGCCCACTCGACCGAGGCCCGGAGCGAGGCACGGCCCCACGGCGCCCGCCGCGCGAATCCCCGCGAGCTCGCGCGCTGGGAGGAAGCGGTCGAGCGCGATCCGTCGGCAGCCGGCGAAGAGGAGACGCTCGATCCGGCGACGGCCCGGGGTGAAGCGGTCTTCCTCGGCCTCCGGCAGCTCGAGGGCCTGTCCGCCCGCGCCTTCGCCGAGGAGTTCGGGGCGCCGCCCCGCGCCTTCTTCGGCCCGGAGATCGAGCGGCTCATCGCGACGGAATGGCTCGTCGAAGGGCCCACGGGCGACCTTCGGCTCTCGCCGGCCGGGCGGCTGCTCGCCGACGACGTCGCCGAGGCGTTCGTGGTTGGGGAGGGCGCCTGACCCTGACGTCTGCGGGCGCCGGGGTTTGACGCCCCAGGAGCCCGGGGGTATTCCTTCGAGGGAGGGTCGGGCCGTCGCCCGATCCGGCGGAGTCCTCCTGTGTACCCCTCGCAGAAGCCGCGGATCCATGGCGCGCCCGAGCCGGTCGAGCTGACCGAGCGACAGGCGAGGGTGCTGCGCGCGCTGGTGGCGGCGTACGTCGGGCAGGCGGGGCCGGTCGCTTCGACGACGCTGTCCCACCTGATGCCGACGCCGCTCTCCCCCGCGAGCATCCGCAATACCCTCTCCGAGCTGCACGAGCGCGGCCTGATCGCCAAGGCGCACGCGTCGGCGGGTCGAGTGCCGACCGCGATGGGCCTGCGGGTCTTCGTCGACGAGCTGCTCGAGATCGGGTTCCTCGGTCCCCACCATCAACGCCTGCTCGATCGCGCCTTCGATTCCGTCGATCCCGGCGCAGCCCCGCGACAGGCTTCGCACCTCCTCTCCGAGCACACCCGCCAGCTCGGCTTCGTGCTCGCGCCGCGCGTCGAGCGCCTGCGACTCAAGACGATCCACCTGATCCCGGTCGCCACCGGTCGGATCCTGGCGGTCCTCGTGGCCGAGAACGGGAACGTGGTCGAGCGGGTGATCGAAGACGAAGGCCCGATCTCGGCGCGCGAGCTCGAGCAGGTCCGGGACCACCTGGCCGAGCGGATCGAGGGCCGGACGCTCCTCGGACTGCGTCGTCTGCTCGAGGCGGAGCGCGAGGGACTGCGCGGCGAAGCGGATGCGTTCCTGCGGCGGGCCTGGCACGTGGGGCTGGCGGCTTGCGACGGGCCCGAGGCGGATGGCGCCGACGACCTCGTGATCACGTCGCGACGCGCGCTGCTCGATCAACCCGAGTTCGCGGAGCCGGAGCGGATCCGCGGGCTCTTCGCGACCCTCGAGACGAACGAGCGGTTGCTCGCGCTGCTCGAGCAGATCGCCGAGGCGGATGCCGGCGAGCGGCGGGTGGGACTGGCGATGTCCCTGGGTACGGAGCTCGGCGAGCCCTCGCTCCGGGACTGCACGCTCGTCGCGGTGCCGTACGGCGGGGGGGCGGGGGCCGGCGCGGCGGATGCCGAGGCCGAGGGGGTTGCACCACTAGGGATGCTCGGTGTGATCGGGCCCCAGCGGATGGACTACAGCCGCGTGATCCCGCTGGTCGGGTACTTTTCCGATGCGGTGACGCGCAAGCTGCTTGCCTGAACCCCGCTCGTGAGTAGATGAGAGCGGTCGCGCGCGCTCGCGCGCCCGAGCTGGATCCGTCCCGATGTGACGGATGACGCTCAACCCGCTCCCCCGGGTGGTCGATCGACCCGGCGAAATGGACGATTCCGCGATGACTGACAAGCCCCACGACGACCTCGAGAACGACGACCAGGCGACCGGGCTGGACGCCGACGGCGAAGACGGTCCCAAGATCGCCGCCAGCGACGAGATGGAGGCGGCTCTCCAGGAGGCGATCGCGTCGAGCGAGAAGCGTGAGGCCGAGCAGAGGGCGGCGGCGGGCGGTGATTCCGGCGGTGGCGCCGCCTCCGCGGACAAGATGACGATCGAGATGCTCTCGCAGGAGCTCCAGGACCTGAAGGGCCTCCACGAGGAGAAGCTCGCCGAGATCGCCGAGAAGGAGGATGCACACCTCCGGCTCCAGGCCGAGTTCGAGAATTTCCGGCGCCGAGGCCTCAAGGAGAAGCAGGAGAGCTTCAAGTTCGGCCACCAGAATCTCGTCAAGGATCTTCTTTCGGCGGTCGATAATTTAGAACGCGCCCTCGAGCACGGGGCGCAGAACGCCGGGGCGGAAGTCAAGGGAATCCTCGACGGCGTCGAGCTGGTGTACCGGGAGATCCTCGGGACCCTCGCGAAGCACGCAGTCCAGGAGATCCAGGCAGAAGGAGCCGTCTTCGACCCGGCGGTGCACGAAGCGATGGGGCAGATCCCGAACGGAGCCGTCCCGCCGAACACCGTGCTGCAGGTGCTGCAGAAGGGGTACGTGATCCACGACCGGATGATTCGTCCGTCGCGCGTCATCGTCTCCCGCGAGCCGACCGCGGAGGAAGCGGCGGCGGCGGGCGGGACCCCGACCCAGGACTAGCCGGATGCCGCGACTCGCTCGCGTCTCCGGAGGGAACGCGAACGAGGGGCAGGGTTCATGAGCAAGGTCATCGGGATCGATCTCGGCACGACCAACAGCTGCGTGTCGGTGATGCTGGGTGATCAGGCGGAGGTCATCGCCAACGCCGAGGGCGCCCGCACGACCCCGTCGATGGTCGCGTTCACCGAGAGCGGTGAGAAGCTCGTCGGCCAAATCGCCAAGCGCCAGGCCGTCACGAACCCGGACCGCACGATCTACGCCGTCAAGCGCTTGATCGGCCGCAAGCTCGAGGCGGAAGAGGTCGCGTCCTTCGCCGCCATCGCCCCCTTCAAGATCGTCGGTGCCGAGAACGGCGACGCCTGGGTCGAGGTCGACGGCAAGGCCTGCTCGCCCCAGGAAATCGCCGCGATGGTCCTCACGCGGATGAAGGAGACCGCCTCCGAGTTCCTCGGCGAGCCGGTCGAGCAGGCGGTGATCACCGTCCCCGCCTACTTCAACGATGCCCAGCGCCAGGCGACCAAGGAAGCCGGCCGCATCGCGGGCCTCGAAGTCCTCCGCATCATCAACGAGCCCACCGCGGCGGCCCTGTCCTACGGCATCGATCAGGACCAGGACCAGAAGATCGCCGTCTTCGACCTCGGCGGCGGCACCTTCGACGTCTCGATCCTCGAGCTCGGCGACGGCGTATTCCAGGTCCTCTCGACGAACGGCGACACCTTCCTCGGCGGCGAGGACTTCGACAACGTCCTCGTCGACGCCCTCGCGGCGCGCTTCCAGGACGAGCACGGCGTCGATCTCCGCCAGGATCCGATGGCCCTCCAGCGCCTCAAGGAGGCCGCGGAGAAGGCCAAGCACGAGCTCTCGAGCACGAGCGAGACGGACATCAATCTCCCCTTCATCTGCGCCGACGACGACGGGCCTAAGCATCTCGTCCACTCGATGACGCGCGAGGAGCTCGAAGTCCTGGTCGCCGAAATGGTGGCCCGGCTGGAAGAGCCCTGCACGACGGCCCTCGAAGACGCCGGCCTCTCGGCCAGCGAGATCGACGAGGTCGTCCTGGTCGGGGGGATGACGCGCATGCCCCTGGTCCAGAAGAAGGTCGAGGAGATCTTCGGTCAGCCGCCCATGAAGGGCGTGAACCCGGACGAGGTCGTGTCGGCGGGGGCGGCGATCCAGGGCGGCGTGCTGACCGGTGAGGTCGACGAGGTGCTGCTGCTGGACGTGACGCCGCTGTCCCTCGGTGTCGAAACCCAGGGTGGCGTGTTCACGAAGATCCTCGAGAAGAACACGACGATCCCGACGACCAAGAGCCAGGTCTTCTCGACGACGGAAGATCACCAGGACGTGGTCCGCATCCACGTCCTGCAGGGCGAGCGCGAGATGGCCGAGGACAACATGACCCTCGGACGCTTCGAGCTCGTCGGCATTCCGCCGGCGCCGCGCGGCGTCCCGCAGATCGAGGTCACCTTCGCGATCGACACCGACGGTGTCGTCAGCGTGTCCGCCAAGGATCTCGGCACGGGCCGCAGCCAGAGTATCGAGGTCACGGCGTCTTCCGGACTCAGCGAGGAAGAGGTCGAGCGGCTCGTCCAAGAGGCCGAGGGGAATGCCGCCGCCGACCAGGCGCTCCGCTCGCTGATCGATCTTCGCAACAAGGCCGACGGCCTGATGTACTCCGCGACGAAGACCCTCGAGGAGTTCGCCGAGGACGTGGACGAGACGGACGCCTCCAGCCTCCGCGCCCAGATCGAGAAGACCCAGTCGCTCGTCTCCGCCGAGGATCCCGACGCCCTCGAGGCAGCCATCGAAGAGCTTTCCCGCCTCTCCTACGGCCTGACCGAGAAGCTCTACGCTGCCCTCGGCGGCATGGAAGACGAGCTCGAGGCGGACCCCGGCGTCGAGTCGCCGGAAGACGAGGGCGACGCCGAGGCCTAGGCTCCGGCCTGGATTTCGTCGGGATTCCGCGCGGGTCCGCGTCACGCGCGTCGCGAGGGACGAATCGCGCGACGGCCCCCCGTGCGGCTTGACACGGACGGATGCGTGACGAGCCTTCCCGGCTGGGATTTGTGATCCCCGCGGGACTCTCGTTCGTCGGGGAGCCCGACAGGCGTCGGCGGACGGAGAGGACAGGCACGTGAGCAAGCGGGATTACTACGAGGTACTCGGGGTCGACCGGGGCGCATCCGAGTCGGACCTCAAGAAGGCCTACCGCAAGCTCGCCATGGAGTGTCATCCGGATCGGAATCCCGATGACGTCGAAGCCGAGGAGCGCTTCAAGGAAGTCTCCGAGGCCTACGCCGTCCTCTCCGACGCGGAGAAGCGCGCACGCTACGACCAGTTCGGGCATGCCGGCGTCGGCGGTCCGGGCGGCGGTCATCCGGGCGCCGGGTTCGAGGACTTCGGCAATTTCGGCGACCTCTTCAACGATCTCTTCGGCGACATCTTCGGAGGCGGGGGAGGCCGCGGGGGCAGTCGGCGGGGTCGCGGGCAGCGCGGCGCCGACCTCCGGTACAACCTCGAGATCACCCTCGACGACGTGCTCGACGGCTGCGAGCCGAGCCTCAAGATCCCGAAGATGCGCAAGTGTGAGCCGTGCAGCGGCTCCGGCGCCGCGGAGGCCTCGAAGGCCGCACGCTGCGGTCGCTGCGAGGGCACCGGCCAGCTGATGTTCCAGCAGGGCTTCTTCCGCGTGAACCGGCCCTGCGATTCGTGCGGCGGGGCGGGGGAGGTCATCACGGATCCCTGCACGACCTGCCGGGGCTCCGGTCGGGTGGAAGGCCAGCAGACGATCCAGGTGAAGGTGCCGCCGGGCGTCGAGCACGGCGCCCGGCTGCGCGTGTCGGGCGAGGGCGAGGCGGGGGTCGCCGGCGGAGAGCCTGGGGACCTCTACGTCGTGATGGTCCTCCGCGATCACCCGCTCTTCGAGCGCGACGGCACCGACCTCCACATCGAGGTCCCCGTTCCCTTCGTGCAGGCCGCGCTCGGCGCCGAGGTCGAGGTCCCGACCCTCGACGGCAAGGTCTCGCTCCAGATTCCGGAAGGCACCCAGTCGGGACGCGTGCTCCGGCTGCGGAGCAAGGGGCTGCCGCCGCTCCAACCGCGGCTCGACCCCGAGCAGGTCAAGAAGATGCGCGGCGATCTCTACGTGCGCGTCTTCGTCGAAGTCCCCACGAAGCTGAATGCGCGCCAACGCGAGCTCCTCGAGGAGTTCGCCGAGCAGACCGGCACCGACGTGAGCCCGACCACCAAGGGGTTCATGGACAAGATCCGCGACTTTTTTTGAGGTTTGTTGCGATCTGGCGCCTTCGTGGCGTCGGGACTTCGGGCGACGCTGTTTAGAGGTCGGGCGCGATCTGGCGCCTTCGTGGTGTCGGGACTTCGGGCGACGTCTTCGTGATGCATCCCACGTCTTCCACACGACGTCGCGGAGCGTCGGCGATCGTCCCCGGCTGATGCGCGTCGAGTTCGCTCGTCGGTGGGTGTCGCCCACCGCGGCGTGAGCCCCCTCGACGAAACCCATCGCCTCTTCGAAACGTCGGATCAGGAGCCGGAGGTGCCCAGATCCGGGCTTCCGGACTAGAATCCGGCCGGCCGGCGTCTGCCGGAACGAGGGGGTGGCGATCTCGATGCGAGCGCGCGGTTTCGGTTTGGGGGGGCTTCTACTGGCGTTCGCGCTCGTGCTGTCGGGCTGCGCGGGCTTCGGGGGCTTCGGGGGCGGCGCCCAGCAGGTCCCTCCGGAACAGCGGGCGGCGTACGATGCCGCGATGGGCAATCTCCCCGCGGACGCCCGCGGCGCCGCCCGGGCGCTGGAAGACTTCGTTCAGCTCTACCCGCGGAGCCTCCTCGCGGACGACGCCCTCGAACAGCTCTCGCAGCTCGCCTTCGCCGCGGGTCGCCAGGAGGAGGGGCGACGCTGGCTCGGGCGGATCCTCTCGAACCACCCGCGCGGGGATCGCGCCGCCGCCGCGCGGCTGCGCCTCGCACAGCTCGAGTACGGGCGCGACAAGCGAACGGCGGCGCGTGCGCTGCTCGATCCGATCGATCTCGATCGACTCTCCCGACCGGAACAGCGCGCCGCGCTCCGTCTGCGGATCGCCCTGTCACGCACGCCCGTCGAGCGGCTCGAGGCGCTGACGGCGCTTCGTGGGCTGCTCGTGGCTGCGGGGCGCGAGGATCCCGATCCCGCGACGGCGGGCCGACTGCGCTCGCGGCTCGATGCGGTCGACGCCGAGCTCGAGCAGCTGACGCGCCGCGCGGCGACGCCGGAGCTCGAGGAGATGCTGCGCTCGCTTCGCGGTCGACCGCCGGCGGGGCTGATGAGCCTCGAGCTCTCGCGACGTGCCCTCGACGCAGGGCAGCTCGATCTGGCGGAGCGAAACCTCCGCAGGAGCGAGGATCTCGTGCGCGGGGAGTTCGAGCAGAGCGAGCTCCGCGTGCTGCAGGAGCGGCTCGTGCGGTTGAACGAGATGGCGCAGGCGGAGGCAGCGCTCCCGCCCCTGCGCGAGCTGGTCGGCCGGCCGCTTCCGCGGACCGAAGATGCGCGCGGGACGATCGGGGTCGTCCTGCCGCTTTCCGGCGACTTCGCCTGGTACGGGGAGGAGAGCCTGCGCGGGATCCTGCTCGCGGCGGATCTCTTCGCCGAAGACGAGGCCGACGTCCTTCCGGCGGGCGATCCCGACGCCTCGCTCGAAGGGGCGATCCGACCGCTTGCCGCACCGGTCCGGCGAAGCGAGATCCGTCTCGTGGTGCGGGATACCGAAGGCGATCCGGCGAAGGCCGCCGGAGCGGTCCGTGAGCTCGCGCGGGACCCCGGGCTGGTGGCGATCCTCGGACCGATCTTCTCGAAGGAGAGCCTCGCGGCCGCGGCCGCCGCCGAAGAGGTCGGCGTTCCGCTGGTCGCGTTGTCGACCCGCGAGGACCTGCCCCAGGAGCGTGCGAACGCCTTCCGGACCCGGACGACGCCCAAGGACGAGGTCGCGGTCCTCGTCGATCACGCCTTCGACGTGCTCGAAGCCAAGCGCTTCGCCGTGCTCTACCCGAAGACGCGCTACGGGCGCGGGATGCGCAAGCTCTACTGGGAAGCGGTCACGACCCGTGGCGGCAAGATGGTCGCCGCGTCGAGCTACGACCCCGAGGCGGTCGACTTCGCGGGCGCGATCCGCGACATGATCGGGTACCGCTTTCTCTCGAACGACGAACGCAAGGCGCTCGACGAGCGCTCGGACATCCTGCGCGCCTCGCGACGGCTCGAGCCCGAGGAGCAGGCGCTGCTCCGGAAGGCGGCCTACGAAGTGCTCGGACCGGAGGGCGATCCGCTCCCGCCGATCGTCGACTTCGACGTCCTCTTCGTGCCCGACGCGGCGGACAAGATCGCATTGATCGCCCCCGGTCTCGCCTTCCACGAGATCAACGACGTCGGTCTGCTCGGACCGTCCGACTGGCTCGACGACGAGCTCCTTCGGGTCGGTCGGCGCCACGTCGCCGGTGCGGTGATCAGCTCGCCCTTCCACGCCGAGAGCGATCTGCCCTTCGTCGTGGAATTCGTCGAGGGATATCGCAATACGTTCGCGGCGGAGCCGGACATGTATGCCGCAGAAGCGTTCGATGCGACCAATCTGGTCCTCGTTCAGCTGTCCGCCGGACGCGACGATCGGAAGGGGGTCCGCGCAGGACTGCTCGACACGCGCGCCTTTCCGGGTGCGAGCGGCGTGCTGACGATCCACCCCGACGGGAACGCGCGACGGCGTCCCTTCCTGTTGCGCGTCTCCGGCCGCCGCTTCCAACCGCTGGACTAGCGACCCGGTTCCAGCGGTTTTCCGC
Coding sequences:
- the grpE gene encoding nucleotide exchange factor GrpE codes for the protein MTDKPHDDLENDDQATGLDADGEDGPKIAASDEMEAALQEAIASSEKREAEQRAAAGGDSGGGAASADKMTIEMLSQELQDLKGLHEEKLAEIAEKEDAHLRLQAEFENFRRRGLKEKQESFKFGHQNLVKDLLSAVDNLERALEHGAQNAGAEVKGILDGVELVYREILGTLAKHAVQEIQAEGAVFDPAVHEAMGQIPNGAVPPNTVLQVLQKGYVIHDRMIRPSRVIVSREPTAEEAAAAGGTPTQD
- the dnaK gene encoding molecular chaperone DnaK; the protein is MSKVIGIDLGTTNSCVSVMLGDQAEVIANAEGARTTPSMVAFTESGEKLVGQIAKRQAVTNPDRTIYAVKRLIGRKLEAEEVASFAAIAPFKIVGAENGDAWVEVDGKACSPQEIAAMVLTRMKETASEFLGEPVEQAVITVPAYFNDAQRQATKEAGRIAGLEVLRIINEPTAAALSYGIDQDQDQKIAVFDLGGGTFDVSILELGDGVFQVLSTNGDTFLGGEDFDNVLVDALAARFQDEHGVDLRQDPMALQRLKEAAEKAKHELSSTSETDINLPFICADDDGPKHLVHSMTREELEVLVAEMVARLEEPCTTALEDAGLSASEIDEVVLVGGMTRMPLVQKKVEEIFGQPPMKGVNPDEVVSAGAAIQGGVLTGEVDEVLLLDVTPLSLGVETQGGVFTKILEKNTTIPTTKSQVFSTTEDHQDVVRIHVLQGEREMAEDNMTLGRFELVGIPPAPRGVPQIEVTFAIDTDGVVSVSAKDLGTGRSQSIEVTASSGLSEEEVERLVQEAEGNAAADQALRSLIDLRNKADGLMYSATKTLEEFAEDVDETDASSLRAQIEKTQSLVSAEDPDALEAAIEELSRLSYGLTEKLYAALGGMEDELEADPGVESPEDEGDAEA
- a CDS encoding insulinase family protein produces the protein MLDNGLTVLLRESHRAPVVELQIWAGVGSADEREGEEGLAHFHEHMLFKGTERRGVGEVAGDIEGLGGHINAYTSFDQTVYHATVPSASWREGLDVLIDAVRFSVFDEEEVHREREVVLEEIRRSDDTPGHVLGDLAFRECYRTHPYGLPILGPASNVAGFEPSQVRRFFERWYTPDNLMVVAVGDFDAEEVAAEIERLFADATAGVAQRERPLEPPGDGIRIAVLRRPFEGHRVDLSWPAARFQEREAIHLDLLAYVLGECESSRLVQRIREDAALVDRIDAGAYTPLDRGLFSIGFETDAGRLLEATRRIIEETDRLRREPVGRAELERARVNFLASEQFERESVSGLASRIGSYESMGGGWERETEALEILKSATPQDLLAAAQRYLDPKGLTIAALLPESTDEALDGAALREAALQGLAAAAAPSSTEAPPDDALGVAEATRAPDAAPLRFGPLRATADGAGERLDATLPNGLKVHVLRRPEVPIATLRLACPGGLLTETEATSGITRFLNAMWTRGTRSLSAADFARRVEGLAAEIDGFSGRNSIGLTLDTLSESLEPALALFSDALLEPRLDPAEIDRERRETLAALDRREDRLGQRAFQLFSRTEFEAHPYSLTVLGERESIESLDAAALDRHAERLIRADRAAVAIVGDVDPEKVGHWISQRLGGMPSGGPDFALPDVPARGIGIRESAQIKDRAQAHLVVGFRGLTLDDPDRHALELISQLLAGQGGRLFLELRDRQSLAYTVSASNVEGLAPGYFSIYIATAPDKMERAQAGIFDEVDRLLAAPPDPEELARAIRFGTGSFAIDAQRSHARAAHIALDSIYGLGADHTDDYPARLAALTPEDIHRVAKRVFRTDACTISAVHP
- a CDS encoding ABC transporter substrate-binding protein, yielding MGNLPADARGAARALEDFVQLYPRSLLADDALEQLSQLAFAAGRQEEGRRWLGRILSNHPRGDRAAAARLRLAQLEYGRDKRTAARALLDPIDLDRLSRPEQRAALRLRIALSRTPVERLEALTALRGLLVAAGREDPDPATAGRLRSRLDAVDAELEQLTRRAATPELEEMLRSLRGRPPAGLMSLELSRRALDAGQLDLAERNLRRSEDLVRGEFEQSELRVLQERLVRLNEMAQAEAALPPLRELVGRPLPRTEDARGTIGVVLPLSGDFAWYGEESLRGILLAADLFAEDEADVLPAGDPDASLEGAIRPLAAPVRRSEIRLVVRDTEGDPAKAAGAVRELARDPGLVAILGPIFSKESLAAAAAAEEVGVPLVALSTREDLPQERANAFRTRTTPKDEVAVLVDHAFDVLEAKRFAVLYPKTRYGRGMRKLYWEAVTTRGGKMVAASSYDPEAVDFAGAIRDMIGYRFLSNDERKALDERSDILRASRRLEPEEQALLRKAAYEVLGPEGDPLPPIVDFDVLFVPDAADKIALIAPGLAFHEINDVGLLGPSDWLDDELLRVGRRHVAGAVISSPFHAESDLPFVVEFVEGYRNTFAAEPDMYAAEAFDATNLVLVQLSAGRDDRKGVRAGLLDTRAFPGASGVLTIHPDGNARRRPFLLRVSGRRFQPLD
- the hrcA gene encoding heat-inducible transcriptional repressor HrcA, giving the protein MYPSQKPRIHGAPEPVELTERQARVLRALVAAYVGQAGPVASTTLSHLMPTPLSPASIRNTLSELHERGLIAKAHASAGRVPTAMGLRVFVDELLEIGFLGPHHQRLLDRAFDSVDPGAAPRQASHLLSEHTRQLGFVLAPRVERLRLKTIHLIPVATGRILAVLVAENGNVVERVIEDEGPISARELEQVRDHLAERIEGRTLLGLRRLLEAEREGLRGEADAFLRRAWHVGLAACDGPEADGADDLVITSRRALLDQPEFAEPERIRGLFATLETNERLLALLEQIAEADAGERRVGLAMSLGTELGEPSLRDCTLVAVPYGGGAGAGAADAEAEGVAPLGMLGVIGPQRMDYSRVIPLVGYFSDAVTRKLLA
- the hemW gene encoding radical SAM family heme chaperone HemW; translation: MTDRGQARAVPAPVGGDDGEVGVYLHLPWCERVCPYCDFAVLAARPLAPEVEDRYVERLRVELTARAPAFVGRPLASLYFGGGTPALFRPASIQRLVEAVRSTFPAAEAPPEITLELNPSTVERERLPGFRNAGVNRLSIGVQSFDDRLLKRLGRAHRAAVAEETLAAARAAGFDDLSVDLIFAGPEQTPADLDHDLDRVIAFAPEHVSTYELTFEPATPFGRAVAAGRMTPPDEDLAAGMIEQVEARLEGAGYARYEISSYARPGRRARHNARYWQRQAVLGLGMGAHSTEARSEARPHGARRANPRELARWEEAVERDPSAAGEEETLDPATARGEAVFLGLRQLEGLSARAFAEEFGAPPRAFFGPEIERLIATEWLVEGPTGDLRLSPAGRLLADDVAEAFVVGEGA
- the dnaJ gene encoding molecular chaperone DnaJ, whose translation is MSKRDYYEVLGVDRGASESDLKKAYRKLAMECHPDRNPDDVEAEERFKEVSEAYAVLSDAEKRARYDQFGHAGVGGPGGGHPGAGFEDFGNFGDLFNDLFGDIFGGGGGRGGSRRGRGQRGADLRYNLEITLDDVLDGCEPSLKIPKMRKCEPCSGSGAAEASKAARCGRCEGTGQLMFQQGFFRVNRPCDSCGGAGEVITDPCTTCRGSGRVEGQQTIQVKVPPGVEHGARLRVSGEGEAGVAGGEPGDLYVVMVLRDHPLFERDGTDLHIEVPVPFVQAALGAEVEVPTLDGKVSLQIPEGTQSGRVLRLRSKGLPPLQPRLDPEQVKKMRGDLYVRVFVEVPTKLNARQRELLEEFAEQTGTDVSPTTKGFMDKIRDFF